One segment of Mesoplodon densirostris isolate mMesDen1 chromosome 6, mMesDen1 primary haplotype, whole genome shotgun sequence DNA contains the following:
- the TMEM250 gene encoding transmembrane protein 250 — protein sequence MPVMPIPRRVRSFQGPHTTCLHAACGPARASRPARTKYNNFDVYVRARWLYGFIRFLLYFSCSLFTAALWGALAALFCLQYVGVRVLLRFQLKLSALLLLLGRRRVDFRLLNELLVYGIHVTMLLVGGLGWCFMVFVDM from the coding sequence ATGCCGGTCATGCCCATCCCCCGGCGGGTGCGCTCCTTCCAGGGCCCGCACACCACCTGCCTGCACGCCGCCTGCGGCCCGGCGCGCGCCTCCCGCCCGGCCCGCACCAAGTACAACAACTTCGACGTGTACGTCCGGGCACGCTGGCTCTACGGCTTCATCCGCTTCCTGCTCTACTTCAGCTGCAGCCTCTTCACGGCCGCGCTGTGGGGCGCGCTGGCCGCCCTCTTCTGCCTGCAGTACGTGGGCGTGCGCGTCCTGCTGCGCTTCCAGCTCAAGCTGTcggcgctgctgctgctgctgggccgTCGGCGCGTGGACTTCCGCCTCCTCAACGAGCTGCTGGTCTACGGCATCCACGTGACCATGCTGCTGGTCGGGGGCCTGGGCTGGTGCTTCATGGTCTTCGTGGACATGTGA